From Bos indicus isolate NIAB-ARS_2022 breed Sahiwal x Tharparkar chromosome 4, NIAB-ARS_B.indTharparkar_mat_pri_1.0, whole genome shotgun sequence, the proteins below share one genomic window:
- the CHPF2 gene encoding chondroitin sulfate glucuronyltransferase isoform X2: MAGPTAMRLSSVLALLRPALPLILGLSLGCSLSLLRVSWIQGEGDDPCVEAVGKAGGPQSLDSRTQLDQSDEDFKPRIVPYYRDPNKPYKKVLRTRYIQTELGSRERLLVAVLTSRATLSTLAVAVNRTVAHHFPRLLYFTGQRGARTPAGMQVVSHGDERPAWLMSETLRHLHTHFGADYDWFFIMQDDTYVQAPRLAALAGHLSINQDLYLGRAEEFIGAGEQARYCHGGFGYLLSRSLLLRLRPHLDGCRGDILSARPDEWLGRCLIDSLGIGCVSQHQAQIRNLTALTPEGEAGLSWPLGLPAPFTPHSRFEVLGWDYFTEQHTFSCVDGAPKCPLQGASRADVGDAVETALEQLNRRYQPRLRFQKQRLLNGYRRFDPARGMEYTLDLLLEAVTQRGHRRALARRVSLLRPLSRVEILPMPYVTEATRVQLVLPLQAAEAAAAPTFLEAFAAGVLEPREHALLTLLLVYGPREGGRGAPDPFVGVKAAAAELERRYPGTRLAWLAVRAEAPSQVRLMDVVSKKHPVDTLFFLATVWTRPGPEVLNRCRMNAISGWQAFFPVHFQEFNPALAPQRPPPGAGPDPPSPPGADPARGAAGGGRFDRQASAEGCFYNADYLAARARLAADLAGQEEEEALEGLEVMDVFLRFSGLHLFRAVEPGLVQKFSLRDCSPRLSEELYHRCRLSNLEGLGGRAQLAMALFEQEQANST, from the exons ATGGCAGGGCCCACCGCCATGCGGCTGAGCTCAGTGTTGGCTCTGCTGCGACCAGCACTGCCCCTCATCCTAGGGCTGTCTCTGGGGTGCAGCCTGAGCCTCTTGAGGGTGTCCTGGATCCAGGGGGAGGGGGATGATCCCTGCGTAGAGGCTGTGGGGAAAGCCGGAGGGCCACAGAGTCTAGACTCAAGAACTCAGCTTGACCAAAGCGACGAAGACTTCAAACCGCGGATTGTCCCCTACTACAGGGATCCCAACAAGCCCTACAAGAAGGTGCTCAG GACTCGGTACATCCAGACGGAGCTGGGCTCTCGCGAGCGGTTGCTGGTGGCTGTCCTGACCTCCCGGGCCACGCTGTCCACTCTGGCTGTGGCTGTGAACCGTACGGTGGCCCACCACTTCCCCCGGTTGCTCTACTTCACTGGGCAGCGAGGGGCCCGGACCCCAGCAGGGATGCAGGTGGTATCTCACGGGGACGAACGGCCAGCCTGGCTCATGTCTGAGACCCTGCGCCATCTTCACACGCACTTCGGGGCCGACTACGACTGGTTCTTCATCATGCAGGACGACACGTACGTGCAGGCCCCCCGCCTGGCGGCCCTGGCCGGCCACCTCAGCATCAACCAGGACCTGTACCTGGGCCGGGCAGAGGAGTTCATCGGCGCTGGCGAGCAGGCCCGGTACTGCCACGGGGGCTTTGGCTACCTGTTGTCACGGAGCCTCCTGCTTCGGCTGCGGCCACATCTGGATGGCTGCCGTGGAGACATTCTCAGTGCCCGACCTGACGAGTGGCTCGGCCGCTGCCTCATTGACTCTCTGGGCATCGGCTGTGTCTCGCAACACCAG GCTCAGATCCGGAACCTGACCGCGCTGACCCCTGAGGGCGAGGCGGGGCTGAGCTGGCCCCTTGGACTCCCGGCCCCCTTCACGCCGCACTCTCGTTTTGAGGTGCTGGGCTGGGACTACTTCACAGAGCAGCACACCTTCTCCTGCGTGGACGGGGCCCCCAAGTGCCCCCTGCAAGGGGCGAGCAGGGCAGACGTGGGCGACGCTGTGGAGACGGCCCTGGAGCAGCTGAACCGGCGCTACCAGCCCCGCCTGCGCTTCCAGAAGCAGCGGCTGCTCAACGGCTACCGGCGCTTTGACCCAGCACGGGGCATGGAGTACACGCTGGACCTGCTGCTGGAGGCCGTGACGCAGCGGGGGCACCGGCGGGCGCTGGCGCGCAGGGTCAGCCTGCTGCGGCCGCTGAGCCGCGTGGAGATCCTGCCCATGCCCTACGTCACCGAGGCCACGCGCGTGCAGCTGGTGCTGCCGCTGCAGGCTGCCGAGGCTGCCGCGGCCCCCACGTTCCTGGAGGCCTTTGCGGCCGGGGTCCTGGAACCCCGAGAGCATGCCTTACTCACCCTGTTGCTGGTCTACGGGCCGCGGGAAGGGGGCCGAGGGGCCCCAGACCCGTTCGTCGGGGTGAAGGCGGCAGCGGCCGAGCTGGAACGACGATACCCCGGGACGAGGCTGGCCTGGCTCGCTGTGCGAGCGGAGGCACCTTCCCAGGTGCGGCTCATGGACGTGGTCTCCAAGAAGCACCCCGTGGACACGCTCTTCTTCCTCGCCACCGTGTGGACCAGGCCGGGGCCCGAGGTCCTTAACCGCTGTCGCATGAACGCCATCTCCGGCTGGCAGGCCTTCTTCCCGGTCCACTTCCAGGAGTTCAACCCCGCCCTGGCACCACAGAGACCGCCCCCAGGGGCTGGCCCCGACCCCCCATCCCCTCCGGGTGCAGACCCTGCCCGGGGGGCTGCTGGAGGGGGCAGGTTTGACCGGCAGGCTTCGGCAGAGGGCTGCTTCTACAACGCGGACTACCTGGCTGCCCGAGCCCGGCTGGCCGCCGACCTGGCAggccaggaagaggaggaagcccTGGAGGGGCTGGAGGTGATGGATGTTTTCCTCCGGTTCTCAGGGCTCCACCTTTTCCGGGCCGTGGAGCCAGGGCTGGTGCAGAAGTTCTCCCTACGGGACTGCAGCCCTCGGCTCAGCGAGGAACTCTACCACCGGTGCCGCCTCAGCAacctggaggggctggggggccGCGCGCAGCTGGCCATGGCCCTGTTCGAGCAGGAGCAGGCCAACAGCACCTAG
- the CHPF2 gene encoding chondroitin sulfate glucuronyltransferase isoform X1, giving the protein MAGPTAMRLSSVLALLRPALPLILGLSLGCSLSLLRVSWIQGEGDDPCVEAVGKAGGPQSLDSRTQLDQSDEDFKPRIVPYYRDPNKPYKKVLRTRYIQTELGSRERLLVAVLTSRATLSTLAVAVNRTVAHHFPRLLYFTGQRGARTPAGMQVVSHGDERPAWLMSETLRHLHTHFGADYDWFFIMQDDTYVQAPRLAALAGHLSINQDLYLGRAEEFIGAGEQARYCHGGFGYLLSRSLLLRLRPHLDGCRGDILSARPDEWLGRCLIDSLGIGCVSQHQGQRYRSFELAKNRDPETESSLAFLSAFAVHPVSEGTLMYRLHKRFSALELERAYSEIEQLQAQIRNLTALTPEGEAGLSWPLGLPAPFTPHSRFEVLGWDYFTEQHTFSCVDGAPKCPLQGASRADVGDAVETALEQLNRRYQPRLRFQKQRLLNGYRRFDPARGMEYTLDLLLEAVTQRGHRRALARRVSLLRPLSRVEILPMPYVTEATRVQLVLPLQAAEAAAAPTFLEAFAAGVLEPREHALLTLLLVYGPREGGRGAPDPFVGVKAAAAELERRYPGTRLAWLAVRAEAPSQVRLMDVVSKKHPVDTLFFLATVWTRPGPEVLNRCRMNAISGWQAFFPVHFQEFNPALAPQRPPPGAGPDPPSPPGADPARGAAGGGRFDRQASAEGCFYNADYLAARARLAADLAGQEEEEALEGLEVMDVFLRFSGLHLFRAVEPGLVQKFSLRDCSPRLSEELYHRCRLSNLEGLGGRAQLAMALFEQEQANST; this is encoded by the exons ATGGCAGGGCCCACCGCCATGCGGCTGAGCTCAGTGTTGGCTCTGCTGCGACCAGCACTGCCCCTCATCCTAGGGCTGTCTCTGGGGTGCAGCCTGAGCCTCTTGAGGGTGTCCTGGATCCAGGGGGAGGGGGATGATCCCTGCGTAGAGGCTGTGGGGAAAGCCGGAGGGCCACAGAGTCTAGACTCAAGAACTCAGCTTGACCAAAGCGACGAAGACTTCAAACCGCGGATTGTCCCCTACTACAGGGATCCCAACAAGCCCTACAAGAAGGTGCTCAG GACTCGGTACATCCAGACGGAGCTGGGCTCTCGCGAGCGGTTGCTGGTGGCTGTCCTGACCTCCCGGGCCACGCTGTCCACTCTGGCTGTGGCTGTGAACCGTACGGTGGCCCACCACTTCCCCCGGTTGCTCTACTTCACTGGGCAGCGAGGGGCCCGGACCCCAGCAGGGATGCAGGTGGTATCTCACGGGGACGAACGGCCAGCCTGGCTCATGTCTGAGACCCTGCGCCATCTTCACACGCACTTCGGGGCCGACTACGACTGGTTCTTCATCATGCAGGACGACACGTACGTGCAGGCCCCCCGCCTGGCGGCCCTGGCCGGCCACCTCAGCATCAACCAGGACCTGTACCTGGGCCGGGCAGAGGAGTTCATCGGCGCTGGCGAGCAGGCCCGGTACTGCCACGGGGGCTTTGGCTACCTGTTGTCACGGAGCCTCCTGCTTCGGCTGCGGCCACATCTGGATGGCTGCCGTGGAGACATTCTCAGTGCCCGACCTGACGAGTGGCTCGGCCGCTGCCTCATTGACTCTCTGGGCATCGGCTGTGTCTCGCAACACCAG GGGCAGCGGTATCGCTCGTTTGAACTGGCCAAAAATAGGGACCCCGAGACGGAGAGCAGCTTAGCTTTCCTGAGTGCCTTCGCGGTGCACCCTGTCTCCGAGGGAACCCTCATGTACCGGCTCCACAAGCGGTTCAGTGCTCTGGAGCTGGAGCGGGCCTACAGTGAAATAGAACAGCTGCAG GCTCAGATCCGGAACCTGACCGCGCTGACCCCTGAGGGCGAGGCGGGGCTGAGCTGGCCCCTTGGACTCCCGGCCCCCTTCACGCCGCACTCTCGTTTTGAGGTGCTGGGCTGGGACTACTTCACAGAGCAGCACACCTTCTCCTGCGTGGACGGGGCCCCCAAGTGCCCCCTGCAAGGGGCGAGCAGGGCAGACGTGGGCGACGCTGTGGAGACGGCCCTGGAGCAGCTGAACCGGCGCTACCAGCCCCGCCTGCGCTTCCAGAAGCAGCGGCTGCTCAACGGCTACCGGCGCTTTGACCCAGCACGGGGCATGGAGTACACGCTGGACCTGCTGCTGGAGGCCGTGACGCAGCGGGGGCACCGGCGGGCGCTGGCGCGCAGGGTCAGCCTGCTGCGGCCGCTGAGCCGCGTGGAGATCCTGCCCATGCCCTACGTCACCGAGGCCACGCGCGTGCAGCTGGTGCTGCCGCTGCAGGCTGCCGAGGCTGCCGCGGCCCCCACGTTCCTGGAGGCCTTTGCGGCCGGGGTCCTGGAACCCCGAGAGCATGCCTTACTCACCCTGTTGCTGGTCTACGGGCCGCGGGAAGGGGGCCGAGGGGCCCCAGACCCGTTCGTCGGGGTGAAGGCGGCAGCGGCCGAGCTGGAACGACGATACCCCGGGACGAGGCTGGCCTGGCTCGCTGTGCGAGCGGAGGCACCTTCCCAGGTGCGGCTCATGGACGTGGTCTCCAAGAAGCACCCCGTGGACACGCTCTTCTTCCTCGCCACCGTGTGGACCAGGCCGGGGCCCGAGGTCCTTAACCGCTGTCGCATGAACGCCATCTCCGGCTGGCAGGCCTTCTTCCCGGTCCACTTCCAGGAGTTCAACCCCGCCCTGGCACCACAGAGACCGCCCCCAGGGGCTGGCCCCGACCCCCCATCCCCTCCGGGTGCAGACCCTGCCCGGGGGGCTGCTGGAGGGGGCAGGTTTGACCGGCAGGCTTCGGCAGAGGGCTGCTTCTACAACGCGGACTACCTGGCTGCCCGAGCCCGGCTGGCCGCCGACCTGGCAggccaggaagaggaggaagcccTGGAGGGGCTGGAGGTGATGGATGTTTTCCTCCGGTTCTCAGGGCTCCACCTTTTCCGGGCCGTGGAGCCAGGGCTGGTGCAGAAGTTCTCCCTACGGGACTGCAGCCCTCGGCTCAGCGAGGAACTCTACCACCGGTGCCGCCTCAGCAacctggaggggctggggggccGCGCGCAGCTGGCCATGGCCCTGTTCGAGCAGGAGCAGGCCAACAGCACCTAG
- the SMARCD3 gene encoding SWI/SNF-related matrix-associated actin-dependent regulator of chromatin subfamily D member 3 isoform X3 gives MTAGLQHPPAVVQRPGMPSGARMPHQGAPMGPPGSPYMGSPAVRPGLAPAGMEPARKRAAPPPGQSQAQSQGQPVPTAPARSRSAKRRKMADKILPQRIRELVPESQAYMDLLAFERKLDQTIMRKRVDIQEALKRPMKQKRKLRLYISNTFNPAKPDAEDSDGSIASWELRVEGKLLDDVRPGPGLSRCPGPSKQKRKFSSFFKSLVIELDKDLYGPDNHLVEWHRTPTTQETDGFQVKRPGDLSVRCTLLLMLDYQPPQFKLDPRLARLLGLHTQSRSAIVQALWQYVKTNRLQDSHDKEYINGDKYFQQIFDCPRLKFSEIPQRLTALLLPPDPIVINHVISVDPSDQKKTACYDIDVEVEEPLKGQMSSFLLSTANQQEISALDSKIHETIESINQLKIQRDFMLSFSRDPKGYIQDLLRSQSRDLKVMTDVAGNPEEERRAEFYHQPWSQEAVSRYFYCKIQQRRQELEQSLVVRNT, from the exons cGCCCCGGGATGCCGTCTGGAGCCCGGATGCCCCACCAGGGGGCGCCCATGGGCCCCCCGGGCTCCCCGTACATGGGCAGCCCCGCCGTGCGACCCGGCCTGGCCCCCGCGGGCATGGAGCCCGCCCGCAAGCGAGCAGCGCCCCCGCCCGGCCAGAGCCAGGCCCAGAGCCAGGGCCAGCCGGTGCCCACCGCCCCCGCGCGGAGCCGCAG tgCCAAGAGGAGGAAGATGGCTGACAAAATCCTCCCTCAAAGG ATCCGGGAGCTGGTCCCAGAGTCCCAGGCTTACATGGACCTCCTGGCGTTTGAGAGGAAGCTGGATCAGACCATTATGAGGAAGCGGGTGGACATCCAGGAGGCTCTGAAGCGGCCCATGAAG CAAAAGCGCAAGCTGCGTCTTTATATCTCCAATACTTTTAACCCTGCGAAGCCCGATGCCGAGGATTCTGACGGCAGCATTGCCTCCTGGGAGCTGCGGGTGGAGGGGAAGCTCCTGGATGACGTACGTCCTGGCCCAGGTCTCTCCAGGTGTCCTGGG CCCAGCAAGCAGAAGCGGAAGTTCTCGTCCTTCTTCAAGAGCTTGGTCATTGAGCTGGACAAAGACCTTTATGGCCCTGACAACCACCTCGTGGAG TGGCACCGGACACCCACCACTCAGGAGACGGATGGGTTCCAGGTGAAGAGGCCAGGGGACCTGAGTGTGCGTTGTACGCTGCTCCTCATGCTGGACTACCAG CCTCCCCAGTTCAAACTGGATCCCCGCCTGGCCCGACTGCTGGGATTGCACACACAGAGCCGCTCGGCCATCGTCCAGGCCCTGTGGCAATATGTGAAGACCAACCGGCTGCAGGACTCCCATGACAAGGAATACATCAACGGCGACAAGTATTTCCAGCAG ATTTTTGACTGTCCCCGGCTGAAGTTTTCTGAGATTCCCCAGCGCCTCACAGCCCTTCTGCTGCCCCCTGACCCAATTGTCATCAACCATGTCATCAG CGTGGACCCGTCGGACCAGAAGAAGACGGCGTGCTACGACATTGACGTGGAAGTGGAGGAGCCCCTGAAGGGACAGATGAGCAGCTTCCTGCTGTCCACGGCCAACCAGCAGGAGATCAGCGCTCTGGACAGTAAG ATCCACGAGACGATTGAGTCCATCAACCAGCTCAAGATCCAGAGGGACTTCATGCTGAGCTTCTCCAGAGACCCCAAGGGCTACATCCAGGACCTCCTCCGCTCCCAGAGTCGGGACCTCAAG GTGATGACAGACGTGGCGGGCAACCCGGAGGAGGAGCGCCGGGCTGAGTTCTACCACCAGCCTTGGTCCCAGGAGGCCGTCAGCCGCTACTTCTACTGCAAG ATCCAGCAGCGCAGGCAGGAGCTGGAGCAGTCGCTGGTTGTACGCAACACCTAG
- the SMARCD3 gene encoding SWI/SNF-related matrix-associated actin-dependent regulator of chromatin subfamily D member 3 isoform X1 — MAADEVAGGARKATKSKLFEFLVHGVRPGMPSGARMPHQGAPMGPPGSPYMGSPAVRPGLAPAGMEPARKRAAPPPGQSQAQSQGQPVPTAPARSRSAKRRKMADKILPQRIRELVPESQAYMDLLAFERKLDQTIMRKRVDIQEALKRPMKQKRKLRLYISNTFNPAKPDAEDSDGSIASWELRVEGKLLDDVRPGPGLSRCPGPSKQKRKFSSFFKSLVIELDKDLYGPDNHLVEWHRTPTTQETDGFQVKRPGDLSVRCTLLLMLDYQPPQFKLDPRLARLLGLHTQSRSAIVQALWQYVKTNRLQDSHDKEYINGDKYFQQIFDCPRLKFSEIPQRLTALLLPPDPIVINHVISVDPSDQKKTACYDIDVEVEEPLKGQMSSFLLSTANQQEISALDSKIHETIESINQLKIQRDFMLSFSRDPKGYIQDLLRSQSRDLKVMTDVAGNPEEERRAEFYHQPWSQEAVSRYFYCKIQQRRQELEQSLVVRNT, encoded by the exons ATGGCCGCGGACGAAGTTGCCGGAGGGGCGCGCAAAGCCACGAAAAGCAAACTTTTTGAGTTTCTGGTCCATGGGGTG cGCCCCGGGATGCCGTCTGGAGCCCGGATGCCCCACCAGGGGGCGCCCATGGGCCCCCCGGGCTCCCCGTACATGGGCAGCCCCGCCGTGCGACCCGGCCTGGCCCCCGCGGGCATGGAGCCCGCCCGCAAGCGAGCAGCGCCCCCGCCCGGCCAGAGCCAGGCCCAGAGCCAGGGCCAGCCGGTGCCCACCGCCCCCGCGCGGAGCCGCAG tgCCAAGAGGAGGAAGATGGCTGACAAAATCCTCCCTCAAAGG ATCCGGGAGCTGGTCCCAGAGTCCCAGGCTTACATGGACCTCCTGGCGTTTGAGAGGAAGCTGGATCAGACCATTATGAGGAAGCGGGTGGACATCCAGGAGGCTCTGAAGCGGCCCATGAAG CAAAAGCGCAAGCTGCGTCTTTATATCTCCAATACTTTTAACCCTGCGAAGCCCGATGCCGAGGATTCTGACGGCAGCATTGCCTCCTGGGAGCTGCGGGTGGAGGGGAAGCTCCTGGATGACGTACGTCCTGGCCCAGGTCTCTCCAGGTGTCCTGGG CCCAGCAAGCAGAAGCGGAAGTTCTCGTCCTTCTTCAAGAGCTTGGTCATTGAGCTGGACAAAGACCTTTATGGCCCTGACAACCACCTCGTGGAG TGGCACCGGACACCCACCACTCAGGAGACGGATGGGTTCCAGGTGAAGAGGCCAGGGGACCTGAGTGTGCGTTGTACGCTGCTCCTCATGCTGGACTACCAG CCTCCCCAGTTCAAACTGGATCCCCGCCTGGCCCGACTGCTGGGATTGCACACACAGAGCCGCTCGGCCATCGTCCAGGCCCTGTGGCAATATGTGAAGACCAACCGGCTGCAGGACTCCCATGACAAGGAATACATCAACGGCGACAAGTATTTCCAGCAG ATTTTTGACTGTCCCCGGCTGAAGTTTTCTGAGATTCCCCAGCGCCTCACAGCCCTTCTGCTGCCCCCTGACCCAATTGTCATCAACCATGTCATCAG CGTGGACCCGTCGGACCAGAAGAAGACGGCGTGCTACGACATTGACGTGGAAGTGGAGGAGCCCCTGAAGGGACAGATGAGCAGCTTCCTGCTGTCCACGGCCAACCAGCAGGAGATCAGCGCTCTGGACAGTAAG ATCCACGAGACGATTGAGTCCATCAACCAGCTCAAGATCCAGAGGGACTTCATGCTGAGCTTCTCCAGAGACCCCAAGGGCTACATCCAGGACCTCCTCCGCTCCCAGAGTCGGGACCTCAAG GTGATGACAGACGTGGCGGGCAACCCGGAGGAGGAGCGCCGGGCTGAGTTCTACCACCAGCCTTGGTCCCAGGAGGCCGTCAGCCGCTACTTCTACTGCAAG ATCCAGCAGCGCAGGCAGGAGCTGGAGCAGTCGCTGGTTGTACGCAACACCTAG
- the SMARCD3 gene encoding SWI/SNF-related matrix-associated actin-dependent regulator of chromatin subfamily D member 3 isoform X2: MAADEVAGGARKATKSKLFEFLVHGVRPGMPSGARMPHQGAPMGPPGSPYMGSPAVRPGLAPAGMEPARKRAAPPPGQSQAQSQGQPVPTAPARSRSAKRRKMADKILPQRIRELVPESQAYMDLLAFERKLDQTIMRKRVDIQEALKRPMKQKRKLRLYISNTFNPAKPDAEDSDGSIASWELRVEGKLLDDPSKQKRKFSSFFKSLVIELDKDLYGPDNHLVEWHRTPTTQETDGFQVKRPGDLSVRCTLLLMLDYQPPQFKLDPRLARLLGLHTQSRSAIVQALWQYVKTNRLQDSHDKEYINGDKYFQQIFDCPRLKFSEIPQRLTALLLPPDPIVINHVISVDPSDQKKTACYDIDVEVEEPLKGQMSSFLLSTANQQEISALDSKIHETIESINQLKIQRDFMLSFSRDPKGYIQDLLRSQSRDLKVMTDVAGNPEEERRAEFYHQPWSQEAVSRYFYCKIQQRRQELEQSLVVRNT, from the exons ATGGCCGCGGACGAAGTTGCCGGAGGGGCGCGCAAAGCCACGAAAAGCAAACTTTTTGAGTTTCTGGTCCATGGGGTG cGCCCCGGGATGCCGTCTGGAGCCCGGATGCCCCACCAGGGGGCGCCCATGGGCCCCCCGGGCTCCCCGTACATGGGCAGCCCCGCCGTGCGACCCGGCCTGGCCCCCGCGGGCATGGAGCCCGCCCGCAAGCGAGCAGCGCCCCCGCCCGGCCAGAGCCAGGCCCAGAGCCAGGGCCAGCCGGTGCCCACCGCCCCCGCGCGGAGCCGCAG tgCCAAGAGGAGGAAGATGGCTGACAAAATCCTCCCTCAAAGG ATCCGGGAGCTGGTCCCAGAGTCCCAGGCTTACATGGACCTCCTGGCGTTTGAGAGGAAGCTGGATCAGACCATTATGAGGAAGCGGGTGGACATCCAGGAGGCTCTGAAGCGGCCCATGAAG CAAAAGCGCAAGCTGCGTCTTTATATCTCCAATACTTTTAACCCTGCGAAGCCCGATGCCGAGGATTCTGACGGCAGCATTGCCTCCTGGGAGCTGCGGGTGGAGGGGAAGCTCCTGGATGAC CCCAGCAAGCAGAAGCGGAAGTTCTCGTCCTTCTTCAAGAGCTTGGTCATTGAGCTGGACAAAGACCTTTATGGCCCTGACAACCACCTCGTGGAG TGGCACCGGACACCCACCACTCAGGAGACGGATGGGTTCCAGGTGAAGAGGCCAGGGGACCTGAGTGTGCGTTGTACGCTGCTCCTCATGCTGGACTACCAG CCTCCCCAGTTCAAACTGGATCCCCGCCTGGCCCGACTGCTGGGATTGCACACACAGAGCCGCTCGGCCATCGTCCAGGCCCTGTGGCAATATGTGAAGACCAACCGGCTGCAGGACTCCCATGACAAGGAATACATCAACGGCGACAAGTATTTCCAGCAG ATTTTTGACTGTCCCCGGCTGAAGTTTTCTGAGATTCCCCAGCGCCTCACAGCCCTTCTGCTGCCCCCTGACCCAATTGTCATCAACCATGTCATCAG CGTGGACCCGTCGGACCAGAAGAAGACGGCGTGCTACGACATTGACGTGGAAGTGGAGGAGCCCCTGAAGGGACAGATGAGCAGCTTCCTGCTGTCCACGGCCAACCAGCAGGAGATCAGCGCTCTGGACAGTAAG ATCCACGAGACGATTGAGTCCATCAACCAGCTCAAGATCCAGAGGGACTTCATGCTGAGCTTCTCCAGAGACCCCAAGGGCTACATCCAGGACCTCCTCCGCTCCCAGAGTCGGGACCTCAAG GTGATGACAGACGTGGCGGGCAACCCGGAGGAGGAGCGCCGGGCTGAGTTCTACCACCAGCCTTGGTCCCAGGAGGCCGTCAGCCGCTACTTCTACTGCAAG ATCCAGCAGCGCAGGCAGGAGCTGGAGCAGTCGCTGGTTGTACGCAACACCTAG